In Ctenopharyngodon idella isolate HZGC_01 chromosome 1, HZGC01, whole genome shotgun sequence, a single genomic region encodes these proteins:
- the LOC127497115 gene encoding B-cell receptor CD22-like isoform X2: protein MYPPKSVSVSISPSGEIVSGDSVTLICSSDSNPPALNFSWFKGRTIVGSGRIYNISKISSDDSGEYKCKSRNKHGEKYSAVTLNVMYSPRNVSVMINGSGEIVSGDSVTLICSSDSNPPALNFSWFKENESSAVGSGQSFSALQSGRFYCQAHNQHGSQRSDAVTVTVHHRLGWHVWLGISVACVGFFIIIIILFIMRKRRDAKTEDLTVKQDNLYSDVTGRDVHVSESADFDDAQYATVAFSKPRRDRNTSDHRDTEEIQYATVQHHKNKQTRRSEENESQYDNIRIHQPESAVRRSNVESVEEDSVIYSHVK, encoded by the exons atgt ATCCTCCAAAGAGcgtctcagtgtccatcagtccatctggtgaaatagtgtcaggagattcagtgactctgatctgcagcagtgattcaaaccctcctgctctgaacttcagctggtttaaaggaaGAACGAttgtaggatctggaagaatctacaacatctcaaagatcagctctgatgacagtggagaatacaagtgcAAGTCCAGAAACaaacatggagagaaatactctgctgtgactttaaacgtcatgt aCTCTCCCAGGAACGTCTCAGTGATGATAAAtggatctggtgaaatagtgtcaggagattcagtgactctgatctgcagcagtgattcaaaccctcctgctctgaacttcagctggtttaaggagaatgaaagctcagctgttggatctggacagagtttcagtgcACTACAGAGTGGACGCTTCTACTGTCAGGCTCACAATCAACATGGATCTCAGAGATCAGACGCTGTGACTGTCACAG TTCATCATCGTCTCGGTTGGCATGTCTGGTTGGGGATCTCAGTGGCATGTGTAGgattcttcatcatcatcatcattctgTTTATAAT GAGAAAACGAAGAGATGCAAAAACTGAAGACCTCACAGTGAAACAG GACAATCTGTACTCTGACGTAACAGGGAGAGACGTTCATGTTTCTGAATCAGCTGATTTTGACGATGCTCAGTACGCCACTGTTGCTTTCAGCAAACCcagaagagacagaaacacTTCTGATCACAGAGATACTGAGGAGATCCAGTACGCAACTGTACaacatcacaaaaacaaacagaccaGGAGATCAGAGGAGAACGAAAGCCAGTACGACAATATCAGGATTCACCAGCCTGAATCTGCTGTGAG GCGATCAAATGTTGAATCTGTGGAAGAGGATTCTGTGATCTACAGCCATGTCAAATGA
- the LOC127497115 gene encoding B-cell receptor CD22-like isoform X1 produces MSQIPAPSLLLVFMLMISGVCSQWSDWSVSYSPSHICALKDSSVLMRCTYSYPAGYQIRKVFWTKTNIKEKNDEYPDLSVDPEYRQRLQYLGDKQQNCTIRLSHVTLKDSRMYYFRFTTYNLDGKWIGKPGVTLTVTDLQVESPERVTEGDSVRLTCKSSCNLTDRATFIWYRNSQLVTTGITGNQLNLGRIYREDTSRYSCGVYGHSYRSLAVQLNIRYPPENPVISISPSGEIMEGDSVTLSCSSDSNPPALNFSWFKGGMFVGSGRIYRISKISSDDSGEYKCRSRNKHGDKYSSVTLNVMYPPKSVSVSISPSGEIVSGDSVTLICSSDSNPPALNFSWFKGRTIVGSGRIYNISKISSDDSGEYKCKSRNKHGEKYSAVTLNVMYSPRNVSVMINGSGEIVSGDSVTLICSSDSNPPALNFSWFKENESSAVGSGQSFSALQSGRFYCQAHNQHGSQRSDAVTVTVHHRLGWHVWLGISVACVGFFIIIIILFIMRKRRDAKTEDLTVKQDNLYSDVTGRDVHVSESADFDDAQYATVAFSKPRRDRNTSDHRDTEEIQYATVQHHKNKQTRRSEENESQYDNIRIHQPESAVRRSNVESVEEDSVIYSHVK; encoded by the exons ATGTCACAGATACCGGCTCCTTCTCTTCTTCTGGTTTTTATGCTCATGATTTCAG GAGTTTGTAGCCAGTGGAgtgattggagtgtgagttacagtccttcacacatctgtgcaCTAAAGGACTCATCAGTGTTAATGAGATGCACTTATTCATACCCTGCTGGATATCAGATCAGGAAAGTGTTCTGGaccaaaacaaatattaaggAGAAAAATGATGAGTATCCAGATCTGTCTGTGGACCCTGAATACAGACAGAGGCTTCAGTATCTGGGAGataaacagcagaactgcaccatcagactgagtcatgtgacactgaaggattCACGCATGTACTATTTCAGATTCACCACTTATAATCTTGATGGTAAATGGATTGGTAAACCAGGAGTGACTCTTACTGTCACAG atcttcaggtggagtctcctgagagagtgacagagggagattcagtccgtctgacatgtaaaagcagctgtaatctgactgacagagcaacattcatctggtacagaaacTCACAGCTAGTAACTACAGGAATCACTGGAAACCAGCTCAACCTCGGGCGAATTTACAGAGAAGATACAAGCAGATATAGCTGTGGTGTATATGGGCACAGTTACAGATCTCTAGCTGTTCAACTCAATATCAGAT ATCCTCCAGAGAATCCAGTGATCTCCATCAGTCCATCTGGTGAAATaatggagggagattcagtgactctgagctgcagcagtgattcaaaccctcctgctctgaacttcagctggtttaaaggaggaatgtttgtaggatctggaagaatctacagaatctcaaagatcagctctgatgacagtggagaatacaagtgcAGATCCAGAAATAAACATGGAGATAAATATTCCTCTGTGACtttaaatgtcatgt ATCCTCCAAAGAGcgtctcagtgtccatcagtccatctggtgaaatagtgtcaggagattcagtgactctgatctgcagcagtgattcaaaccctcctgctctgaacttcagctggtttaaaggaaGAACGAttgtaggatctggaagaatctacaacatctcaaagatcagctctgatgacagtggagaatacaagtgcAAGTCCAGAAACaaacatggagagaaatactctgctgtgactttaaacgtcatgt aCTCTCCCAGGAACGTCTCAGTGATGATAAAtggatctggtgaaatagtgtcaggagattcagtgactctgatctgcagcagtgattcaaaccctcctgctctgaacttcagctggtttaaggagaatgaaagctcagctgttggatctggacagagtttcagtgcACTACAGAGTGGACGCTTCTACTGTCAGGCTCACAATCAACATGGATCTCAGAGATCAGACGCTGTGACTGTCACAG TTCATCATCGTCTCGGTTGGCATGTCTGGTTGGGGATCTCAGTGGCATGTGTAGgattcttcatcatcatcatcattctgTTTATAAT GAGAAAACGAAGAGATGCAAAAACTGAAGACCTCACAGTGAAACAG GACAATCTGTACTCTGACGTAACAGGGAGAGACGTTCATGTTTCTGAATCAGCTGATTTTGACGATGCTCAGTACGCCACTGTTGCTTTCAGCAAACCcagaagagacagaaacacTTCTGATCACAGAGATACTGAGGAGATCCAGTACGCAACTGTACaacatcacaaaaacaaacagaccaGGAGATCAGAGGAGAACGAAAGCCAGTACGACAATATCAGGATTCACCAGCCTGAATCTGCTGTGAG GCGATCAAATGTTGAATCTGTGGAAGAGGATTCTGTGATCTACAGCCATGTCAAATGA